In the genome of Simkaniaceae bacterium, the window TTAACAACGGTATGCGCAAAAGTAGCGGCTCTTCTAACCCTCTCGCTTGTCACGTCATGCTCTCTTAAAATAAATGTACCACCGCGCCGTAAAATACGATGGATGGACTCTATAAAAGGGGATAATTCCGTATCGGATATATGATGTAGTCCCTTGAATGCCGTAACAAGATTAACACTATCAGAAGCGACATCTTCTTCACGAATAGGTTGATATGTTAAAGAGTTAATGACTTGATCATAAGGAGCAAAAAGCCCCCCCTCAACAATATCTTTTACCGTACGACCAATAGCCCCTTCGCGATTCGGATTATAAAGTATAACGCGTCCTTTTAAAGGGCGTGTATGAGTCAATTCGCGAATAAATCTCAAATCATCAATAGCTACGTACCCATCAATCATCTCATCTTTAGGCATTAAGGCATCAAATTGCCCACCTATTGCCTTAATTTGTTTGCGGAGGGTCTCTAAAGTAGCTGAAACGGTCATTAACAAACCAAATTGAGCTTGGCTAAACCGTTTTGATAACTCTTCGTAAACTTCTTTATTTGTTCTAGCGTGGATTAAAATACTATCGAGAATCTGAAAAAACTTCTCTTTGTCTGCATGTTTGAACACGACATCAAAAAACTGACTTAAATCCTCTCTTGTCTCTTTTTTGCTAAATAAATCTCGATAAAAGCGGTCACTACGTGTGATTTCCGGAAGGGCTTCCGGAAGATAGTCAAAAGTAAATCCCGATACAAAAAGTCCATCAGGATCGTACTTCATTTTCACCTCAGCTGCACCATCCCATTCCGGATGAGCCGCTTTAAACTGCTCTTCGGTTGCAAAATGCATATACGGGAGATAATATGTCCCTTTGTGATCAATCAAATAATCTGTAACCCTGCTTACCCATTTTGAAGTCTTTTCAATTTCATCCGGGGCCATAGACTGAGAAAAACAAAGAACAATAGCATACTGATCGCTCTTTTTAGCATAACTCAAAGCAGAAGAGCTATCCTTAGGAACATACCGAATTGATGCATTAAATAAGGCAACGTCATTTTCTTTAAGAACATCTCTTAAAAACCCAATGAAATCATCGAGTTCCTCTTTTGGAACGAAATATTCTTGAAGCCAATCAGACCTTGATTTTACATGATTAAACATCGCTTGGATGGGAAAAAACATATGCTGATTGCGTCTTGCAACTTTAGGAGTTAAAAGATCTCGTTTTTTAGCTTCCCAACCCAAACCTCTTACGTAAGCCCTTCTTTGAGCATACCCAAGTGCAATGCGATCAACAGAGCTCCCCTCAGGATCGAGCTCTGCCGGAATTGTAGATTTATCAGCCCTTGCTTCATAAGGAGTATAGTATTCAGCGAGAACTTCTCCAAATAGATTCTTAGGATCTAATGAAAGCGCGCCTAGCATCATATGGACTGAAGAATCTCTAATTTTTCCCTCAAAATAATCGGCATAGCTTCCTTCGATCACTTCGCCTTCTCTGACCATTTTGGTATTCTCTATCAATTTAAGTGTCACACCGAGAATGATACCAAATTGACCAAGACCACCAACGACATGCTCAAAAAGTTCATCGCCCGGTCTCACATTGTACAACAATCCGTTGCTACTGATCACTCTCATTGATTCAATTGTATTTCCCAAAGCACCGGCGCGAATATCCCATCCATGACAATTAATCCCTATTGATCCACCAACACTAAAAACATTAGAAGCCTGCATAGTTTGCACTGATAGTCCTTCTGCATCACAAGCTTTTTGCACATCAAACCACGTAGCTCCTGCCCCGACATAAGCAATTTTATCTTCCTTTCGGACATCGACCCTATTGATTTTCTTAAGATCAATATTGATTGTTTCAAAGCCACCCGGAAGAATTTGCTTACCTTGAGAAAACCCGGCACCTGATATTGTGATTTTTTTACCGGTGCTTTTGGCTTCTTTAATAATTTCTCCAATTTCCTCATAACTTTTTGGATAGCGAATATCCACTTTTGCATGATAGAGCTGACCATAGGGGGTCAACTCATTTGCCTTTGAACTACACTCAGGAATGAAATGATGGGAAACTGTTCCGGGAGCTGCCATATCAGAAATTAAAGAGAGAAAGGCTGCGCCAAAATGCCTCGCAGCTGAAAGGGCCGTCTTAGCGGCACTATCTTGCAATGTACTTTTTTGATCACCTGCAATCAAAGAACCGGCCCACATAACCCCCGATGCACCTAAAAGTGTCACGCTATCAAAAATAGACGTAACGGAAAAAGCCAAAACCCCCATGCGGGTCGCTACGGCTGAAAGTAATAACCCGCTTACCGTATCAGAACGATTAATTGATAATTGATCGATATAACTCGCAACTGAATCTGAAAAATGAGACATAACAACCTAAATAATTTTGTAAAAACAAACATTATAACATAACAAACTTAATTAAATAAGTTGTAATAAAAACTTTAATTTGCTCAGAAACCACCAGGGAATTTTATACCGAAATGAAATGAAAAATTGGGATTTTAGCTTTGATGGCACAACTTCTAGTTCAGATAAGACTTCTATCTCATGGGACAATTTCTTAAGACATTTAGCCGCATTGAAGGAAGCCCATCCGATCGCAGCTTAAACGGAGGCCCAGCAGGCTTTTGCCTGCTCTGGATTCTCAACCCTTTGTAGGGGGGATTGGCTTCGGCTTCGCCTTCGGTCCCCTTCCGGGGACTACTACTATCACTACGTTCGTGTCCCATCCTACCTCTTCCGAAACAAAAAAAGCAGGCTTTTGCCTGCTTTTTTTGTTTCGGAAGAGGTAGGATTCGAACCCACGGACCCTTGCAGGTCTTCAGTTTTCAAGACTGACGCATTCGGCCACTCTGCCACTCTTCCTTGAGTTTCAATCGCTTTGATTGCAATAATATAAACAATTTACTTCTAAAATCTCAAGCGAAATTAGAAAAATATTATTCTTTATGGAAATTGCCGAAGAAAGCGCATGTCGTTTTCCATAAAAAGTCGGATATCAGGAATGCCGTGACGCAAGAGGCATAGGCGTTCGATACCGGCTCCCCATGCAAATCCGCTGTAGATATCGGGATCAAGTCCCCCTTCGCGCAAGATTTCGGGATGGACCATTCCGGCGCCACAAACTTCAAGCCATCCGGTATGTTTACATAAAGAACAGCCCGCACCATCACAAGATGTGCAGCGAATATCGATTTCTAATCCGGGTTCGACGAAAGGAAAGTAACTAGGACGTGTGCGAATCTCGACCTTCTTTTTAAAAAGGCGGGAATAAAACTCTTCTTGCGTCG includes:
- a CDS encoding FAD-binding protein gives rise to the protein MSHFSDSVASYIDQLSINRSDTVSGLLLSAVATRMGVLAFSVTSIFDSVTLLGASGVMWAGSLIAGDQKSTLQDSAAKTALSAARHFGAAFLSLISDMAAPGTVSHHFIPECSSKANELTPYGQLYHAKVDIRYPKSYEEIGEIIKEAKSTGKKITISGAGFSQGKQILPGGFETINIDLKKINRVDVRKEDKIAYVGAGATWFDVQKACDAEGLSVQTMQASNVFSVGGSIGINCHGWDIRAGALGNTIESMRVISSNGLLYNVRPGDELFEHVVGGLGQFGIILGVTLKLIENTKMVREGEVIEGSYADYFEGKIRDSSVHMMLGALSLDPKNLFGEVLAEYYTPYEARADKSTIPAELDPEGSSVDRIALGYAQRRAYVRGLGWEAKKRDLLTPKVARRNQHMFFPIQAMFNHVKSRSDWLQEYFVPKEELDDFIGFLRDVLKENDVALFNASIRYVPKDSSSALSYAKKSDQYAIVLCFSQSMAPDEIEKTSKWVSRVTDYLIDHKGTYYLPYMHFATEEQFKAAHPEWDGAAEVKMKYDPDGLFVSGFTFDYLPEALPEITRSDRFYRDLFSKKETREDLSQFFDVVFKHADKEKFFQILDSILIHARTNKEVYEELSKRFSQAQFGLLMTVSATLETLRKQIKAIGGQFDALMPKDEMIDGYVAIDDLRFIRELTHTRPLKGRVILYNPNREGAIGRTVKDIVEGGLFAPYDQVINSLTYQPIREEDVASDSVNLVTAFKGLHHISDTELSPFIESIHRILRRGGTFILREHDVTSERVRRAATFAHTVVNASDGDSFETEMKEVRHFRSVEDWVGIMKEHGFILKGEGLQRDGDPTKNTALRFEKDDDTDYTLDEVKAMAHLRKEYIGDQVGMSFQAAEWQNVLSAEQYAIFVRHSPFYEFRFIEHIQTFWKVFHKAFAHELKNHSLSDIVSSFYFWMIVFVGTTMTAEYAIKAAISSVVMSVFGASLDDRPLPIQIVIEDPENKIVEIDPRVKVLNRKGSYSIIEARQFDELTELAKKCVEHDITIHDMAGQETTQLRLDAPIGTELSGIEGLDCIAFWSNFECGTTLHQAKISLPKLSSVMKELREKGVRLEFMHSSSGTF